One genomic window of Pseudoxanthomonas sp. includes the following:
- a CDS encoding HlyD family secretion protein: MQRNTSLLFIALGVCVLALSGWAVTRDGSSQSTDDAYVSADSVLVAPKVGGFVEAVLVEDNQSVKRGQLLARIDARDYDVARETARADLASAQAQLASAQAALERQGALVRQARAVVQSDAADLRLAGAERRRYQNLSDQGAGTVQNAQQASARLESAQAHHLERQAALEAAIQQAPLLEAGVHAAQASVQRGQAALARAELDLSHTELRAPVDGMVGRRGLRVGAYVTPGTPLVAVVPLQHAFVIANYQETQMTHVRPGQRVQIRVDVFPGQVLHGHVDSIAPATGVTFAAVAPENATGNFTKVVQRIPVKVLLDHDQALRRQLRVGMSVEADIDLDSGHDSAVGAGA, translated from the coding sequence ATGCAACGGAATACTTCGCTCTTGTTCATTGCCCTTGGCGTGTGCGTGCTGGCCCTTTCTGGCTGGGCGGTTACGCGTGATGGCAGCAGCCAGTCCACCGATGATGCCTATGTGAGCGCAGATTCGGTCCTGGTCGCGCCGAAGGTCGGCGGCTTTGTCGAGGCCGTCCTGGTCGAAGACAACCAGTCCGTCAAACGCGGCCAACTGCTGGCGCGCATTGATGCGCGTGACTACGACGTGGCACGGGAAACGGCACGGGCCGATCTGGCGAGTGCACAGGCCCAGTTGGCCAGCGCGCAGGCCGCGCTGGAACGCCAGGGAGCGCTGGTACGCCAGGCACGTGCAGTGGTCCAGAGTGATGCCGCCGACCTGCGCCTGGCAGGTGCCGAGCGACGGCGCTACCAGAACCTCTCCGACCAGGGCGCAGGCACCGTGCAGAACGCACAGCAGGCCAGTGCACGCCTCGAATCGGCACAAGCTCACCATCTTGAGCGCCAGGCAGCGCTGGAGGCGGCGATCCAACAGGCACCTTTGCTTGAAGCGGGCGTGCATGCCGCCCAGGCCAGCGTGCAGCGCGGCCAGGCGGCCCTGGCCCGTGCCGAGCTCGATCTCAGTCATACCGAACTACGTGCGCCGGTCGATGGCATGGTCGGGCGGCGTGGTTTGCGCGTCGGCGCGTACGTGACTCCGGGTACGCCGCTTGTGGCCGTCGTACCGCTACAGCATGCGTTCGTCATTGCGAACTATCAGGAAACCCAGATGACCCACGTTCGTCCGGGGCAGCGGGTGCAGATACGCGTGGACGTGTTTCCAGGCCAGGTCCTGCATGGCCATGTCGACAGCATTGCCCCGGCAACGGGCGTGACCTTCGCCGCGGTGGCGCCTGAGAATGCCACTGGCAACTTCACCAAGGTCGTGCAGCGCATCCCGGTGAAGGTGCTGCTGGATCACGACCAAGCGCTGCGCCGACAGCTGCGTGTTGGCATGTCGGTGGAAGCGGACATCGATCTGGATAGCGGACATGATTCGGCTGTAGGAGCGGGGGCGTGA
- a CDS encoding DUF2798 domain-containing protein yields the protein MATIMAMLMCLVITAGESGTGPGYFHQVLSAYRLAMPAAFCCVLVVRPLVLRLVALTVHPH from the coding sequence ATGGCCACCATCATGGCCATGCTGATGTGTCTCGTCATTACCGCAGGCGAGAGCGGCACCGGACCCGGCTACTTTCATCAAGTACTGAGCGCCTATCGGTTGGCCATGCCAGCGGCGTTCTGCTGTGTGCTCGTTGTGCGGCCGCTGGTTCTACGCCTGGTGGCACTGACGGTTCACCCGCATTGA
- a CDS encoding LysR family transcriptional regulator translates to MNLLQLIRSFVCTVEAGSIAGGARSLGISAAAVSQNIARLEAELGVRLLNRSPRSLALTERGARYFEQVREIDRQLERAHQAATVDDEAPSGRLRIASSGAFARHVLAPMLPSLRARHPRLELELRVEDGFADHARDGLDASLRIQEQLEDTVVARCIAVIPFVLCAAPDYMARHGSPSNPEQLAAHDCVLFRQPADGRHLRWGFVRDGQRIVPELKPALVSNDIDAIAAMTAAGAGISRLAAFVAEPYLAQGTLVALTGQERVAQFDAEPEPMRIHMCLSDRRDLTPKLQSFLQHLHSCLPAAWRQPLADGNGGGAA, encoded by the coding sequence ATGAATCTCCTGCAGTTGATCCGTAGCTTCGTATGCACGGTCGAGGCGGGCAGCATCGCTGGCGGTGCCCGAAGCCTGGGGATCAGTGCGGCGGCCGTCAGCCAGAACATCGCCCGACTCGAGGCTGAGCTGGGCGTACGCCTGCTCAATCGCAGCCCACGCAGCCTGGCCTTGACCGAGCGCGGAGCACGCTACTTCGAGCAGGTCCGGGAGATTGATCGGCAGCTTGAGCGTGCCCACCAGGCCGCGACCGTTGACGACGAAGCACCTTCCGGTCGATTGCGGATCGCCAGCAGCGGAGCATTCGCGCGTCACGTCCTCGCGCCGATGTTGCCATCGCTACGTGCGCGCCATCCGCGCCTGGAGCTCGAGCTGCGCGTCGAGGATGGTTTTGCCGATCATGCGCGCGACGGACTCGATGCCAGTCTGCGCATCCAGGAGCAGCTGGAAGATACCGTGGTCGCTCGCTGCATCGCGGTGATCCCATTCGTGCTGTGTGCTGCGCCGGACTACATGGCACGGCATGGATCGCCTTCAAATCCCGAACAGTTGGCGGCCCATGACTGCGTGCTGTTTCGGCAGCCAGCTGATGGGCGCCATCTTCGCTGGGGCTTCGTGCGCGACGGGCAGCGCATCGTGCCGGAGCTGAAGCCCGCGCTTGTCAGCAACGACATAGACGCCATTGCGGCGATGACAGCCGCCGGCGCCGGGATTAGCCGTCTGGCCGCCTTCGTCGCCGAGCCTTACCTGGCGCAGGGAACACTGGTCGCATTGACCGGGCAAGAGCGCGTTGCGCAGTTCGATGCGGAGCCTGAGCCGATGCGGATCCACATGTGTCTGAGCGATCGCCGTGATCTGACCCCCAAATTGCAATCCTTTCTCCAGCACCTGCACTCCTGCCTGCCTGCGGCGTGGCGCCAGCCGCTGGCAGACGGCAACGGCGGCGGTGCCGCTTAG
- a CDS encoding MFS transporter, with protein MSAAAAAVTSSAPSSALGGKIATGLLGVLLAVLISGINENVTKMALADIRGAMGLSVDQGTWVVSLYTAMSVSAMAFAPWCAATFSLRRFTMVAIALFAVLGVLCPFAPNLPTLLVLRAMQGLAGGALPPMLMSVALRFLPPGIKLYGLAGYALTATFGPSLGVPLAALSVEWLGWRWAFWQVVPWSMVAMAAVAWGLPRDPLGLERFAQFDGVGLALGLPGLCMVVLGLAQGPRLDWFSSDAIVWLIGGGSGLLGLFLFNEWSHPLPFFKLQLLRNRNLTHALITLGGVLFVLLAVILIPTAFLAKVQGYRPRQTAPVLLWVALPQLIALPLTAALCNLRKVDCRWVLACGLAMLSLACWMGSHVTSAWTRENFYALQAVQIFAQPMAVIPLLMLATTGLAPQDGPFASSWFNTVKGFAAVLASGLLDAFTTARSHYHSSVLVDRLGQMPILEPDGQLGLGTRLHAQVTALTSSDLYLLVAAIAAGLIVLIPLVATRIYPPRAPS; from the coding sequence GTGAGCGCGGCCGCGGCAGCGGTGACCAGCAGCGCGCCGAGTTCGGCATTGGGCGGGAAAATCGCCACCGGCCTGCTGGGCGTGCTCCTGGCGGTGCTCATCTCGGGCATCAACGAGAACGTCACCAAGATGGCCCTGGCAGACATCCGCGGTGCCATGGGGCTCAGCGTCGATCAGGGTACCTGGGTTGTGAGCCTGTACACGGCCATGTCGGTCAGTGCCATGGCCTTCGCACCGTGGTGCGCGGCCACCTTTTCGCTCCGGCGATTCACGATGGTCGCCATCGCCCTGTTTGCGGTCCTGGGCGTGCTCTGCCCATTCGCGCCGAACCTGCCCACGCTGCTGGTGCTACGCGCCATGCAGGGCCTTGCCGGCGGCGCGCTGCCGCCGATGCTGATGTCTGTCGCGCTGCGCTTCCTGCCACCTGGCATCAAGCTCTACGGACTAGCTGGTTATGCATTGACCGCGACGTTCGGCCCCAGTCTTGGCGTGCCCTTGGCCGCCTTGAGCGTGGAGTGGCTGGGTTGGCGCTGGGCGTTCTGGCAGGTCGTGCCGTGGTCGATGGTGGCAATGGCTGCGGTGGCCTGGGGGCTTCCGCGGGATCCGCTTGGATTGGAGCGCTTCGCGCAGTTCGATGGCGTGGGCCTGGCGTTGGGCCTGCCAGGTTTATGCATGGTGGTGCTGGGCTTGGCCCAAGGTCCGCGCCTTGACTGGTTTTCCTCCGACGCCATCGTGTGGCTTATCGGCGGCGGTAGTGGCCTGTTGGGCCTGTTCCTGTTCAACGAGTGGTCCCATCCACTGCCGTTCTTCAAGTTGCAACTGCTGCGCAACCGCAATCTCACCCACGCACTGATCACACTGGGGGGCGTCCTGTTCGTGTTGCTGGCGGTGATCCTGATCCCCACGGCATTTCTCGCGAAAGTCCAGGGGTACCGCCCGCGACAGACCGCACCGGTGTTGTTGTGGGTCGCGCTGCCGCAGTTGATTGCCCTGCCGCTGACTGCGGCGCTGTGCAACCTGCGCAAGGTGGATTGCCGCTGGGTGCTGGCGTGCGGCTTGGCCATGCTGTCGCTGGCATGCTGGATGGGATCGCACGTGACCTCTGCCTGGACGCGGGAGAACTTCTACGCCCTGCAGGCCGTCCAGATCTTCGCCCAGCCGATGGCGGTGATCCCGCTGTTGATGCTGGCGACCACCGGATTGGCGCCGCAGGATGGCCCGTTTGCATCGTCCTGGTTCAACACCGTCAAAGGGTTTGCGGCAGTGCTGGCCAGCGGCTTGCTGGACGCGTTCACGACAGCGCGCAGTCATTACCACTCCAGTGTTCTGGTGGATCGCCTGGGCCAGATGCCGATCCTGGAACCTGACGGGCAGTTGGGTCTCGGCACGCGCCTTCATGCGCAGGTGACGGCACTGACTTCGTCCGACCTCTACCTGCTGGTGGCCGCGATCGCGGCCGGCCTCATCGTCCTGATTCCCCTTGTGGCCACGCGGATCTATCCCCCGCGCGCGCCTTCCTGA
- a CDS encoding efflux transporter outer membrane subunit, which produces MRKALLVAGIALLPASLAGCVSGPDFRAPTPALPAAWSFERADDVPGQLEQAPIQAAPAWWQRFGDPLLVSLVQRAVESNLDLQIADVRLTQSRAVRGSTAADRSPAVSAGASAMRARNSQVGLSDPSGHAGLDDYGLYQGGLSLSWELDLWGRVRRQVEAADAQIAMARADRQGAALAVMAETAQDYLQLRGVQALTAITQDNLVSAQAGLDLTHVRLGEGVATQLEVASAAAQVAAIQARIPALEQQQASLINALSVMLAQSPRALATELRQARPVPAGPINVPVGLPSELAQRRPDIVRAEAALHAATANIGLAKASFYPRISLSGDAGYQAQQLSSMGDWGARRFGIGPVLSLPLFDGGRLRANLRLSTLRQEEAALQYQKTVLLAWSEVDDAVSAYRTQQRRQQYLREAVNQSRIALDSAQKQYKAGTVDMLNVLTMQQSMLNNEAALADSTTAVSVAMVSLYRALGQGWG; this is translated from the coding sequence ATGCGCAAGGCACTGCTGGTTGCAGGCATCGCCCTGCTGCCAGCCAGCCTTGCTGGATGCGTGTCCGGTCCGGATTTTCGCGCGCCAACTCCGGCATTGCCGGCCGCGTGGTCGTTTGAACGGGCCGACGATGTACCTGGACAGCTTGAGCAGGCGCCTATCCAGGCTGCTCCAGCCTGGTGGCAGAGGTTTGGTGATCCGCTGCTGGTTTCACTGGTACAGCGCGCCGTCGAAAGCAACCTGGACCTGCAGATAGCGGATGTGCGCTTGACGCAGAGCAGAGCCGTGCGCGGCTCGACGGCAGCCGATCGCAGTCCCGCGGTGTCCGCCGGTGCCTCAGCCATGCGCGCGCGCAACAGCCAGGTCGGCTTGTCAGATCCATCAGGTCATGCGGGACTCGATGATTACGGGCTCTACCAAGGTGGGCTGTCCCTGTCCTGGGAGCTGGACCTGTGGGGGCGTGTGCGACGCCAGGTAGAAGCCGCCGACGCGCAGATTGCGATGGCCCGTGCCGATCGCCAGGGCGCGGCGCTGGCGGTGATGGCCGAGACAGCACAAGACTACTTGCAGCTGCGCGGTGTACAGGCGCTGACAGCCATCACGCAGGACAATCTTGTCAGTGCGCAAGCGGGGCTGGATCTCACCCACGTGCGCCTGGGTGAGGGCGTTGCGACACAGTTGGAAGTGGCCAGTGCTGCAGCCCAGGTGGCAGCGATCCAGGCGCGCATTCCCGCGCTTGAGCAGCAGCAGGCTTCGCTCATCAATGCGCTGAGCGTCATGCTGGCCCAATCGCCGCGAGCATTGGCAACTGAGCTTCGACAAGCCAGGCCGGTACCCGCTGGACCGATCAACGTGCCCGTCGGCCTGCCGAGCGAACTTGCGCAGCGCAGGCCGGATATCGTGCGGGCCGAGGCCGCGCTGCATGCGGCAACCGCAAATATCGGCCTCGCCAAGGCGAGCTTTTACCCGCGGATCAGTCTTTCCGGTGACGCCGGCTATCAGGCGCAACAGCTATCGAGCATGGGGGATTGGGGTGCCCGCAGGTTTGGCATTGGCCCTGTGCTGAGCCTGCCGCTATTTGATGGTGGGCGGCTACGCGCCAACCTTCGACTGAGCACGCTGCGCCAGGAAGAAGCAGCGCTGCAGTACCAAAAGACCGTCTTGCTTGCCTGGTCTGAGGTAGACGATGCCGTCTCCGCATATCGAACCCAGCAGCGACGCCAGCAGTACCTGCGAGAAGCCGTGAACCAAAGCCGCATTGCGTTGGACAGCGCGCAGAAACAGTACAAGGCCGGAACGGTCGACATGCTCAACGTGCTCACCATGCAGCAATCCATGCTCAACAACGAGGCGGCGCTAGCGGACAGCACCACGGCGGTCTCGGTCGCAATGGTCTCGCTCTACCGTGCCCTTGGACAAGGCTGGGGATAG
- a CDS encoding TonB-dependent siderophore receptor has translation MLVKAERLNLNLNLDQNSTTGALGAKRLLDTPFSVTVVNQDEIAKRQATTLGQIFINDPSVYAAEPSASTNWWGTQIRGIGVQNHYVDGVPMLMEWGGQFPLEAVESVQALKGLGGFMYGFGSPGGIISYQTKRPTDDLLLATTVGYRNDSVFSGALDVGGRLNGPDSLGYRLNAAVENGDAYNGSGIDRKMVSLAVDQPIGDSLTWHAEVIHEDSTLKHEPLYFYWDSYEGDHLPDPTYQYENFRVGNSFYKSKTLHATTGLKWRISDTWSADLTLGSSRREHYSHKMFADLLDEAGDYNGYVYDFGAVLRSSVAQLVVSGNATTGPIEHDLVFGFSQQRTWDQWSNAFYYSNDFDGNLYQRQTFLSAHTPNYGLAPVSADLRQKAVFASDTLHFGEHWQAILGARQVDYEQRDLDGDPDVDSRYTTSVVTPTAALIYKPVDEVSLYGSYVESLEPGSRVGTDASPPYANAGEILDPTVSKQYEIGAKYQTGRIGLTAAAFRVERAAQVDQLRDGLRYLTQDGMTLYKGFEITSSVGITDNLDLGLGGLWLDASLEDLSPDNAALQGNRPAGASRRQLLANFEYRPAAVNGLSLHGNVRYSGDAYYEDQNRVLIPGHTVAGLGFQYNLTLAGRGATLTGNINNLFNRKYWNLNTMGEEINGSLDLRINW, from the coding sequence GTGCTGGTCAAAGCCGAGCGCCTCAACCTCAACCTCAATCTGGATCAGAACTCGACCACCGGTGCCCTTGGCGCCAAGCGGCTGTTGGACACCCCGTTCTCGGTAACGGTCGTCAATCAGGATGAGATCGCCAAGCGTCAGGCCACGACCCTCGGGCAGATCTTCATCAACGATCCTTCAGTCTATGCAGCCGAACCGTCGGCGAGCACGAACTGGTGGGGGACGCAGATCCGCGGCATCGGCGTCCAGAACCACTACGTCGATGGCGTGCCCATGCTGATGGAATGGGGTGGCCAGTTCCCACTGGAAGCCGTGGAGTCCGTCCAGGCACTCAAGGGGCTGGGCGGCTTCATGTATGGCTTCGGGTCGCCCGGTGGCATCATCAGCTATCAGACCAAGCGCCCGACCGATGACCTGCTACTGGCCACCACGGTTGGCTATCGCAATGACAGCGTCTTTTCAGGTGCGCTGGACGTCGGCGGTCGATTGAATGGTCCGGACTCCCTGGGCTACCGGCTCAACGCAGCGGTGGAGAACGGCGATGCGTACAACGGATCGGGCATCGATCGAAAGATGGTGTCTCTGGCTGTCGATCAGCCGATTGGCGACAGCCTGACCTGGCATGCGGAAGTCATCCATGAGGACAGCACGCTCAAGCACGAGCCGCTGTATTTCTATTGGGACTCTTACGAAGGCGACCATCTCCCGGACCCGACCTACCAGTACGAAAATTTCAGGGTCGGCAATTCGTTCTACAAGTCCAAGACCCTGCATGCCACCACGGGCCTGAAATGGCGCATCAGTGATACCTGGAGCGCGGACCTCACCCTGGGAAGCAGCCGCCGCGAGCACTACTCCCACAAGATGTTCGCCGATCTGCTGGACGAGGCAGGCGATTACAACGGATACGTCTACGACTTCGGCGCAGTGCTGCGCAGCAGCGTCGCCCAGCTGGTCGTCTCCGGCAATGCCACCACAGGCCCCATCGAGCACGACCTGGTCTTTGGCTTCTCCCAGCAACGTACCTGGGACCAGTGGAGCAACGCGTTCTACTACAGCAACGATTTTGATGGAAACCTGTATCAGCGCCAGACGTTCCTGTCCGCGCACACGCCGAACTATGGCCTGGCACCGGTGAGCGCTGATCTTCGCCAGAAGGCGGTCTTCGCCAGCGACACGCTGCATTTCGGCGAACATTGGCAGGCCATCCTGGGCGCACGCCAGGTGGATTACGAACAGCGCGATCTGGATGGCGACCCGGATGTGGATAGCCGCTACACCACCTCGGTCGTGACGCCCACGGCCGCCTTGATCTACAAGCCGGTGGATGAGGTCTCGCTCTACGGCAGCTATGTGGAATCGCTGGAACCTGGCAGCCGCGTTGGCACCGATGCCAGCCCTCCCTATGCCAACGCCGGCGAGATCCTGGATCCGACGGTGAGCAAGCAGTACGAGATCGGAGCGAAATACCAGACCGGCCGGATCGGATTGACCGCCGCTGCGTTCCGGGTGGAGCGCGCCGCGCAGGTCGACCAGTTGCGCGATGGCCTTCGCTATCTGACCCAGGATGGCATGACGCTATACAAGGGCTTCGAGATCACCAGCAGCGTCGGCATCACCGACAACCTGGACCTGGGCCTGGGCGGCCTCTGGCTGGATGCGAGCCTGGAAGATCTGTCGCCCGACAACGCAGCACTACAGGGCAACCGCCCCGCCGGCGCATCGCGCAGGCAACTGCTCGCCAATTTCGAGTACCGGCCAGCGGCCGTGAATGGATTGAGCCTCCATGGCAACGTCCGCTACTCAGGCGATGCCTACTACGAAGACCAGAACCGGGTCCTCATTCCCGGGCATACGGTCGCGGGCCTGGGGTTCCAATACAACCTGACGCTGGCAGGCAGGGGCGCGACCCTGACGGGGAACATCAACAACCTGTTCAATCGGAAGTACTGGAACTTGAACACCATGGGCGAAGAGATCAACGGCTCGCTGGACCTGCGCATCAACTGGTAA
- a CDS encoding LysR family transcriptional regulator gives MQMPDLNLLVALDVLIEEGSVVGAARRMDLSAPAMSRTLARIREAVGDPILVRSGRGLIPTPRALQLREQVRGVLEQAHSVFHAGREVDLATLERTFSIRANDVFIAAYRTQLREAFRKQAPRAILRFVPESDVDDDAMEQGRIDLYISATRQFAADIKMQTLFSTSFVGLAHATHPIFSSQIDARSFASFDHIAVSRRGRMYGPIDDVLDGLGLRRRVSLIVPTFHAAIFAAVDGDLILPQMPRAMLAAVQRLGLPLRTFELPIPLQTVVLTQAWHPRLDQDAAHQWLRRTIKQICDEQSAVTGSR, from the coding sequence ATGCAAATGCCCGACCTGAACCTGCTCGTTGCCCTGGATGTGTTGATCGAGGAGGGAAGTGTGGTTGGCGCCGCGCGCCGCATGGATCTGAGCGCCCCGGCCATGAGTCGGACCCTGGCCCGTATTCGCGAAGCGGTGGGTGATCCGATTCTGGTGCGCTCTGGGCGTGGATTGATTCCGACCCCGAGGGCCCTGCAGTTGCGCGAACAGGTCCGGGGCGTGCTGGAGCAGGCGCACTCGGTGTTCCATGCCGGGCGGGAGGTCGATCTCGCCACGTTGGAACGGACCTTCAGCATCCGCGCCAATGACGTTTTCATCGCGGCCTACAGAACGCAGCTTCGCGAGGCTTTTCGCAAGCAGGCGCCACGCGCGATCCTGCGATTCGTCCCGGAAAGCGACGTGGACGATGACGCCATGGAGCAGGGAAGGATCGACCTCTATATCAGCGCCACGCGTCAGTTCGCCGCTGATATCAAGATGCAGACGCTTTTCAGCACGTCCTTCGTCGGACTCGCACACGCGACCCATCCCATCTTTTCCAGCCAGATCGACGCCAGGAGCTTTGCTTCTTTCGATCACATTGCGGTCTCGCGGCGAGGACGCATGTACGGCCCCATCGACGATGTGCTGGACGGCCTGGGGCTCAGGCGGCGCGTGTCATTGATCGTCCCGACCTTTCATGCCGCGATCTTTGCGGCGGTCGATGGCGACCTGATCCTGCCGCAGATGCCGCGCGCCATGCTGGCGGCCGTGCAGCGCCTTGGCTTGCCACTGCGGACCTTCGAGCTTCCCATTCCCTTGCAAACCGTGGTGTTGACCCAGGCATGGCACCCCCGCCTGGACCAGGACGCGGCCCATCAATGGCTCAGGCGCACCATCAAGCAAATTTGCGACGAGCAGTCAGCGGTGACCGGTTCACGCTAG
- a CDS encoding response regulator gives MSTTSSDPVASAPPARVLVIDDEAQIRRFLEISLRAQGYLVLQAGDGRSGLELLATQGAELVILDLGLPDLDGHEVLAQLRQWSQVPVLMLTVRSAESEKVAALDAGANDYVTKPFGTQELMARVRGLLRQRVVSEAGASPLFDDGHLQIDLVRREVHLDGASVVLTRKEFALLSLLLANAGRVVTQPQLLREVWGPTHAEDTHYLRILVGKLRVKLGDSALHPRYIATEPGVGLRFIGG, from the coding sequence ATGTCGACGACCTCGAGTGATCCTGTCGCCAGCGCGCCGCCAGCGCGCGTGCTGGTGATCGATGACGAAGCGCAGATCCGCCGCTTCCTGGAGATCAGCTTGCGCGCGCAGGGTTACCTCGTGCTGCAGGCCGGCGATGGCCGCAGCGGACTGGAACTGCTGGCCACCCAGGGCGCCGAGCTGGTGATCCTGGACCTGGGCCTGCCTGACCTGGACGGCCACGAGGTGCTGGCCCAGCTGCGCCAGTGGAGCCAGGTGCCGGTGCTGATGCTGACCGTGCGTTCGGCCGAAAGCGAAAAGGTGGCCGCGCTGGATGCCGGCGCGAATGACTACGTCACCAAGCCGTTCGGCACGCAGGAACTGATGGCCCGCGTGCGCGGCCTGCTGCGCCAGCGCGTGGTCAGCGAGGCCGGCGCATCACCGCTGTTCGACGACGGCCACCTGCAGATCGACCTGGTCCGCCGCGAAGTCCACCTGGACGGCGCGTCGGTGGTGCTGACCCGCAAGGAATTCGCGCTGCTCTCGCTGTTGCTGGCCAATGCCGGCCGCGTGGTCACCCAGCCGCAACTGCTGCGCGAAGTCTGGGGCCCGACCCACGCCGAAGACACCCACTACCTGCGCATCCTGGTCGGCAAGCTGCGGGTGAAGCTAGGAGATTCGGCGCTGCATCCGCGCTATATCGCGACTGAGCCGGGCGTGGGATTACGATTCATTGGAGGCTGA